The following coding sequences lie in one Hydrogenophaga sp. PBL-H3 genomic window:
- the prsT gene encoding XrtA/PEP-CTERM system TPR-repeat protein PrsT, protein MKTTKFLGGFAPVALAVVLLLAGCAESDPQKMVESARQYLGKNDTAAAIIQLKNALQKNPDLAEARFLLGQALFLNGDPVGAKAELQKARNLGYPLDKLAPLMVRSMLALGEFKQVTEEFDKVEVTAPEDAAELKTLMAVAWRQQGKQENFEVSLQQALAAKPDHPPALIEQARFKSARRDYDGALAILDKVLAAAPKNEDALQLKGDIVFYGTGDAQKGMALYREAAQANPKFPDAQASIIRILLSQGQLAEASVEMEKLTKLAKGAPTTVYLQALLAFEKKDYPAAREYSQQMLRYAPNSPKALEMAGSTELQLNSLGQAEAHLTKALSAMPTLKVARRALVLTLLKTGQTDKALAALPADIATNNTDPALLTAAGQVHLVRGDLDQAQALFARASQLDPQDPAKRTSLAVSQLMSGKTELAMNSLQGIAADDSGVVADLALINAHLRKRDVDKALVAIDALEKKRANDPMPSLLRGRANLLRNDRETARKSFERALEIAPGYMAAIAALVTLDVAEGKPQEAQRRLEAEVKRDPKNSQALIALAEIKAKSGAAKEEVLDILRKAIDAAPNEKIPRVMLVEYLLQQKDPRGALSSAQGAVLAVPDAPELIDALGRAQAANGEYNQAMSSFNKLAGLLPQSAQPHLRIASVHAALKNSAAAQQSLHRALELQPNFLNAQRALVELAMQDKKPADALLISKTVQKQRPKEGVGFLMEGDIHFSSRNWTNAVEAYRSGLKAAPSTELAIKLQTALGFAGKLAEADRSGAEWVKSHPNDVGFLLFLGDRALSIKNLQEAQRQYERVIELQPKNALALNNLAWVAGRLGRADALSLAERAVAAAPNQPAFMDTLAGLLSEKGEHAKALEIQKKVVLAQPNSPTFKLNLAKIYLASGDKSSARPLLDELEALGDKFRGQSEVTKMKSAL, encoded by the coding sequence ATGAAAACTACAAAATTCCTTGGCGGCTTTGCACCAGTCGCCCTCGCTGTCGTGTTGTTGCTTGCGGGCTGCGCCGAGAGCGATCCTCAGAAAATGGTGGAGTCGGCCCGGCAATACCTCGGCAAGAACGACACAGCCGCGGCGATCATCCAGCTGAAGAATGCCCTGCAGAAGAACCCCGATCTTGCCGAGGCCAGATTCTTGCTGGGACAAGCGCTGTTCCTCAACGGTGACCCGGTCGGCGCGAAGGCGGAGCTTCAAAAAGCCCGCAACCTCGGATATCCCCTCGATAAGTTGGCTCCGTTGATGGTTCGAAGCATGCTCGCGTTGGGCGAGTTCAAGCAGGTGACGGAGGAGTTCGACAAGGTAGAGGTCACCGCACCGGAGGATGCCGCTGAACTGAAAACACTGATGGCGGTGGCATGGCGACAGCAAGGCAAGCAAGAGAATTTTGAGGTGAGCTTGCAGCAGGCATTGGCTGCAAAACCCGATCACCCTCCCGCTTTGATCGAGCAAGCCCGATTCAAATCGGCTCGGCGTGACTACGACGGTGCGCTCGCCATTCTCGACAAGGTTTTGGCTGCGGCTCCCAAGAACGAGGATGCGCTCCAGCTGAAAGGCGACATCGTCTTTTATGGCACTGGTGACGCGCAGAAGGGCATGGCGTTGTATCGCGAGGCCGCGCAAGCGAACCCCAAGTTCCCGGACGCTCAAGCTTCGATTATTCGCATCCTGCTTAGCCAGGGGCAGCTGGCCGAGGCTTCCGTCGAAATGGAGAAGCTGACCAAGCTCGCCAAAGGCGCCCCAACGACTGTTTACCTTCAGGCGCTCCTTGCGTTCGAGAAGAAGGATTACCCAGCAGCACGAGAGTATTCACAGCAGATGTTGAGGTATGCGCCCAACAGCCCCAAGGCGCTGGAGATGGCAGGTTCTACTGAGCTTCAACTCAACTCTTTGGGCCAAGCCGAGGCGCACTTGACCAAGGCGCTCAGCGCAATGCCAACCTTGAAGGTTGCGCGTCGTGCGCTCGTGCTCACCTTGCTGAAAACTGGCCAAACAGACAAGGCGCTTGCTGCCTTGCCTGCCGACATCGCTACGAACAATACTGATCCGGCGCTGCTCACCGCGGCGGGACAGGTGCACCTGGTGCGAGGAGACCTGGATCAGGCTCAGGCATTGTTTGCACGCGCATCGCAATTGGATCCTCAAGACCCCGCCAAGCGAACTTCGCTGGCGGTGAGCCAGTTGATGTCGGGCAAGACAGAGCTTGCGATGAACTCCCTGCAAGGGATCGCGGCTGATGATTCAGGGGTGGTTGCTGACCTGGCCTTGATCAATGCTCACCTGCGCAAACGCGACGTTGACAAGGCGCTCGTTGCCATTGATGCCCTGGAAAAAAAGCGCGCGAACGACCCCATGCCATCGCTCCTTCGCGGGCGTGCAAACTTGCTGCGCAATGACAGGGAAACGGCACGCAAATCCTTTGAGCGAGCATTGGAGATCGCCCCTGGATACATGGCTGCAATTGCCGCGCTCGTAACGTTGGATGTGGCAGAGGGCAAGCCTCAAGAAGCCCAGAGACGTCTGGAAGCCGAGGTGAAGCGCGACCCCAAGAATTCACAGGCTCTCATCGCGTTGGCCGAGATCAAGGCGAAGAGCGGGGCAGCGAAAGAGGAAGTGCTGGACATTCTGCGCAAGGCGATTGATGCTGCGCCGAATGAGAAGATTCCCCGCGTTATGTTGGTGGAGTACCTTCTGCAACAAAAGGACCCAAGGGGTGCTTTGTCGAGTGCCCAAGGCGCGGTCTTGGCTGTTCCCGATGCACCGGAGTTGATCGATGCGCTGGGTCGGGCACAGGCTGCGAATGGTGAATACAACCAAGCCATGAGCAGCTTCAACAAGCTTGCAGGATTGCTGCCCCAGTCGGCCCAGCCTCATCTGCGAATTGCATCGGTACATGCCGCTTTGAAGAACTCTGCGGCGGCTCAGCAAAGTCTTCATCGAGCGCTGGAGCTCCAGCCCAACTTTCTGAACGCGCAGCGGGCCTTGGTTGAGCTCGCCATGCAGGACAAGAAGCCAGCCGATGCACTTCTCATCAGCAAGACAGTGCAGAAGCAGCGTCCCAAAGAGGGTGTCGGGTTCTTGATGGAGGGAGACATCCACTTCAGCAGCAGAAACTGGACCAATGCGGTTGAGGCCTATCGCTCAGGTCTCAAGGCTGCCCCAAGTACCGAATTGGCCATCAAGCTGCAAACAGCACTTGGATTTGCCGGCAAGTTGGCTGAGGCTGATCGATCCGGAGCGGAATGGGTCAAGTCCCATCCCAACGATGTGGGGTTCCTCCTCTTTCTGGGAGATCGTGCACTCAGCATCAAGAACCTCCAGGAAGCCCAACGGCAGTATGAGCGGGTGATTGAACTGCAACCAAAGAACGCGTTGGCACTGAACAATTTGGCCTGGGTGGCCGGTCGGCTGGGTCGCGCAGATGCCCTGTCATTGGCTGAGCGTGCCGTCGCAGCAGCGCCCAATCAACCCGCCTTCATGGACACCCTGGCGGGGTTGTTGTCTGAAAAGGGTGAGCACGCCAAGGCTTTGGAAATTCAAAAGAAGGTGGTCTTGGCGCAGCCCAACTCGCCCACTTTCAAGCTCAATCTCGCCAAGATCTACCTGGCCTCTGGTGACAAGTCTTCCGCACGGCCGCTGCTGGACGAGCTTGAAGCTCTGGGCGACAAGTTTCGCGGGCAGAGCGAGGTGACAAAAATGAAAAGCGCTCTCTAA
- a CDS encoding acyl-CoA ligase (AMP-forming), exosortase A system-associated yields MRRMATAQDFSESYPPVLLHELPLRAAAEMQQRLALTAGRTSVSYGELGESIQGLAAGLIQLGLVRGERVAVFLEKRVEAVVTSFGVSAACGVLVPVNPLLKPAQVAHILQDAGVQVLVTSASRLEVLKPALKECLALRHVVVCDNAAALTAELPCKLHAWADVLACRQNVLPSVLETDAAAIFYTSGSTGLPKGVVLSHRNLVAGATSVASYLQNNADDTLLAALPLSFDAGFSQLTTAFLVGARVVLLNHLLPRDVLLAMAREQVTGLTAVPALYMQLAALDWPEEASRHLRYWACTGGRMPRATLDRLRQLMPSTKPFLMYGLTEAFRSTYLPPSEVDRRPDSIGKAIPNVEIRVLRPDGTECDVDEPGELVHRGPLVALGYWRRPEETALRFRAWPIALSTPREAFARTEMTVFSGDTVRRDAEGFLYFVARHDEMIKTSGYRVSPTEVEEAVHASGLVVEALAVGMPHAVLGQVIVVAAVAISDEDTGALLAHCKATLPAYMVPAVVHWHDQALPRNPNGKLDRARWKSDWERLAGKNNDETL; encoded by the coding sequence ATGCGCCGCATGGCCACAGCGCAAGATTTCAGCGAAAGCTATCCACCGGTTTTGCTGCACGAGTTGCCGCTGCGCGCAGCCGCCGAGATGCAGCAGCGGCTGGCTCTCACAGCGGGTCGCACCAGTGTTTCCTACGGCGAATTGGGTGAATCGATCCAGGGGCTGGCCGCTGGTCTGATCCAGTTGGGGCTTGTGCGCGGAGAGCGCGTTGCGGTGTTTCTGGAGAAACGTGTCGAAGCTGTGGTGACCAGCTTCGGCGTGTCGGCCGCCTGTGGCGTGCTGGTGCCCGTGAATCCTCTTCTCAAGCCGGCTCAGGTCGCCCACATCCTGCAAGACGCGGGCGTGCAGGTGCTGGTGACCTCCGCGTCGCGCCTGGAGGTCCTCAAACCCGCGCTGAAGGAATGCCTGGCGTTGCGGCATGTGGTGGTTTGCGACAACGCCGCTGCTTTGACGGCGGAGTTGCCGTGCAAGCTGCATGCATGGGCTGACGTGCTGGCATGCAGGCAGAACGTCCTGCCATCGGTCCTGGAGACGGATGCGGCCGCCATCTTCTACACCTCAGGCAGCACGGGCTTGCCCAAGGGAGTGGTCTTGTCGCACCGCAATCTGGTGGCGGGTGCGACGAGTGTTGCCAGCTACCTGCAGAACAACGCCGACGACACCCTGTTGGCCGCTTTGCCTTTGTCGTTCGATGCGGGCTTCAGCCAGTTGACCACAGCCTTTCTGGTGGGCGCGCGCGTGGTGTTGCTCAACCACCTTTTGCCGCGCGATGTGTTGCTGGCCATGGCCAGAGAGCAGGTCACCGGCCTGACGGCCGTGCCAGCGCTGTACATGCAACTCGCGGCGCTGGATTGGCCCGAAGAGGCGTCGCGGCATTTGCGCTATTGGGCCTGCACGGGAGGTCGCATGCCGCGAGCCACGCTGGATCGCTTGCGCCAGTTGATGCCCTCGACCAAGCCATTCCTGATGTACGGATTGACCGAAGCCTTTCGATCGACGTACTTGCCACCGTCGGAGGTGGACCGCAGGCCCGACTCGATCGGCAAGGCCATTCCCAATGTGGAGATTCGGGTGCTTCGCCCGGACGGTACCGAGTGTGATGTGGACGAGCCGGGGGAGTTGGTGCACCGTGGGCCCTTGGTGGCGCTGGGCTATTGGCGCCGGCCCGAGGAAACCGCATTGCGTTTTCGGGCTTGGCCGATCGCGCTTTCAACTCCGCGCGAGGCGTTTGCCCGAACTGAGATGACCGTTTTCTCTGGCGACACCGTTCGCCGCGATGCCGAAGGTTTCCTGTATTTCGTCGCCCGGCACGATGAGATGATCAAGACCTCGGGCTACCGTGTCAGCCCGACCGAAGTGGAAGAGGCTGTGCACGCCAGCGGGCTGGTGGTCGAAGCGCTGGCGGTGGGCATGCCCCATGCGGTGTTGGGTCAAGTCATTGTGGTGGCCGCGGTGGCCATCAGCGACGAGGACACCGGTGCACTGTTGGCCCACTGCAAGGCCACGCTGCCTGCCTACATGGTGCCGGCTGTGGTGCATTGGCATGACCAGGCCCTTCCACGAAACCCCAATGGCAAGCTCGATCGCGCCCGATGGAAGTCGGACTGGGAACGCCTCGCCGGAAAGAACAACGATGAGACCCTCTGA
- the prsR gene encoding PEP-CTERM-box response regulator transcription factor has protein sequence MSADKGPQLLIVEDDLALQKQIKWSLDQFASVTADDCDSALVQLRRYAPAVVTMDLGLPPDADGTSEGFKLLEQMLVAAPDTKVIVLTGQNGQANALKAVAMGAYDFLAKPFEPEMLNLTVERAFRLHELQTENARLQAMRQPDTLAGLITRDPEVLRVCRTIEKVANSGATVMLLGESGTGKEVLARGLHQSSNRKAGRFVAINCAAIPENLLESELFGYEKGAFTGAAKTTLGKIETANGGTLMLDEIGDLPMPLQAKLLRFLQERVIERVGGRQEIPVDVRIVCATHQDLKQLTTEARFREDLYYRLAEIVVNIPPLRKRVGDAALLAHAFTKRFSQEQNRRNLSLSDDALRAIEAHTWPGNIRELENCIKRATIMADGSQVTADDLGLPVPLDGVAEQSMDLRAVRDEAERKAVIAAVARANGNLLRAAELLGVSRPTLYDLMHRLGLK, from the coding sequence ATGAGCGCTGACAAAGGGCCGCAACTGCTGATCGTCGAAGACGATCTTGCATTGCAAAAACAGATCAAATGGTCGCTGGACCAATTCGCCTCGGTGACAGCTGACGATTGCGACAGCGCGCTGGTTCAATTGCGTCGCTACGCGCCTGCCGTGGTCACCATGGATCTTGGGCTGCCGCCAGATGCCGACGGTACTTCTGAAGGTTTCAAGCTGCTCGAGCAGATGCTGGTGGCCGCACCGGATACCAAAGTGATCGTGCTCACTGGGCAGAATGGTCAGGCCAATGCCCTGAAGGCCGTGGCCATGGGCGCTTACGACTTCCTGGCCAAACCGTTCGAGCCGGAGATGCTCAACCTCACGGTGGAGCGGGCTTTCCGTTTGCACGAGTTGCAGACCGAAAACGCCCGCCTGCAGGCCATGCGCCAGCCCGACACGCTGGCTGGGCTCATCACGCGCGACCCGGAAGTTCTGCGCGTCTGCCGCACCATCGAGAAGGTAGCCAACAGCGGCGCCACCGTGATGCTGCTGGGCGAGAGCGGCACGGGCAAGGAGGTGCTGGCCCGAGGTCTGCACCAGTCGTCCAATCGCAAGGCCGGGCGTTTCGTGGCCATCAATTGCGCGGCGATTCCCGAGAATCTGCTTGAGAGCGAACTCTTCGGCTATGAGAAGGGCGCTTTCACCGGAGCGGCCAAGACCACCTTGGGCAAGATTGAAACGGCCAACGGCGGCACCCTGATGCTCGACGAGATCGGTGATCTGCCCATGCCTCTGCAAGCAAAGCTCCTTCGCTTCTTGCAGGAGCGTGTGATCGAGCGCGTGGGCGGCCGTCAGGAAATTCCGGTCGATGTGCGCATCGTGTGCGCCACGCACCAAGACCTCAAGCAACTGACGACGGAAGCGCGCTTCCGGGAGGATCTTTACTACCGGCTGGCTGAAATCGTGGTCAACATTCCGCCACTGCGCAAGCGCGTCGGTGACGCCGCGCTGCTGGCCCATGCGTTCACCAAGCGCTTTTCGCAGGAACAAAACCGCCGCAACCTCTCTCTATCGGACGACGCACTCAGGGCCATCGAGGCGCACACTTGGCCCGGCAACATCCGCGAACTTGAAAACTGCATCAAGCGTGCCACGATCATGGCCGATGGCTCGCAGGTCACCGCTGACGATCTGGGTTTGCCGGTGCCGCTTGACGGGGTCGCGGAGCAGTCGATGGACTTGCGTGCCGTGCGTGATGAGGCCGAAAGAAAAGCGGTCATCGCGGCGGTTGCAAGGGCCAATGGCAATTTGCTCAGGGCGGCCGAATTGCTGGGCGTGAGCCGCCCGACCTTGTATGACCTGATGCACCGACTGGGGCTCAAGTGA
- the prsK gene encoding XrtA/PEP-CTERM system histidine kinase PrsK — MNGMGNVLLAWGFGAAMLAYATMTALVGRQGYFKAPVNRPGMAILMAAALTALWGGLSFAALSAPVWWVWAAVADICRYAAWFAFVVCLFRANAEQGRALDKVQWMVPVAVALPVLSLLSLLFSTFWFQPKGDAPVGLYLTLMLLSVMGLVLVEQLFRNLPEDALWSAKPICLGLAGTFLFDLYLFSQAVLFSGIDEDAWNIRGMVHAALMPLFLLAISRHRNWISNIRVSRKVVFHSATLLLAGGYLMFIAGVGYYVRYFGSDWGRSLQLAMVFLALVLLAALGLSRSFRARMRVLLGKHFFRYRYDYREEWLKFTQTLSIQTAPGETGLNVIRGLADMMESPSGALWLRRPDEQMYRQVARWNSPHVSQTEPVDSALLDFMRRSGWVVNLEEYRLHPDRYEHSTLPQWLAAQPQAWLLVPLWLGNELLGFVVLGSPRTRVDVNWEVTDLLKTAGRQAASFLAQMQSTEALLEARKFEAFSRMSAFVVHDLKNIVTQLSLMVKNAKRLSHNPEFQADMLMTVENSLERMRQLMLQLREGAAAGGAAVGVDLGRIAEELASSVARRGRQLELDVQPRVATRGHEDRLERVMGHLVNNALDATEGQQRVWLKIERYGSHARVEVGDNGSGMSEHFVQERLFKPFQTTKEAGMGIGAYESFQYVQELGGKMSVDSKEGAGTVVTLLLPLIESFNESDWHQMGEA, encoded by the coding sequence ATGAACGGCATGGGTAACGTGTTGTTGGCCTGGGGCTTCGGCGCAGCCATGCTGGCGTACGCAACGATGACTGCCCTCGTGGGGCGCCAGGGCTACTTCAAAGCGCCTGTCAACAGGCCGGGTATGGCGATCCTGATGGCTGCAGCGCTCACGGCTTTGTGGGGTGGCTTGAGCTTCGCCGCCTTGTCCGCGCCGGTGTGGTGGGTGTGGGCTGCTGTGGCCGACATCTGCAGGTATGCCGCGTGGTTCGCATTTGTGGTTTGTCTGTTTCGCGCCAACGCCGAGCAAGGGCGCGCGCTCGACAAGGTCCAGTGGATGGTGCCTGTTGCCGTGGCCCTACCGGTTCTGAGCCTGTTGAGCCTTTTGTTCTCGACGTTCTGGTTTCAGCCCAAGGGTGATGCGCCAGTCGGGCTCTACCTCACGTTGATGCTGCTTTCCGTGATGGGCTTGGTGCTGGTGGAGCAGCTATTTCGTAACTTGCCAGAAGACGCGCTGTGGAGTGCAAAGCCCATCTGCCTGGGGCTGGCTGGCACGTTTCTTTTCGACCTGTACCTGTTCTCTCAAGCTGTGCTCTTCAGCGGCATCGATGAGGACGCCTGGAACATTCGAGGCATGGTGCACGCGGCCTTGATGCCGTTGTTCTTGCTCGCGATCTCCCGCCATCGCAACTGGATTTCCAACATCCGGGTTTCTCGCAAAGTGGTATTTCATTCAGCGACGCTCCTGTTGGCTGGTGGCTACCTCATGTTCATCGCGGGAGTCGGCTATTACGTGCGCTATTTCGGTAGCGATTGGGGGCGGTCGCTGCAACTGGCGATGGTGTTCCTGGCGCTGGTATTGCTCGCTGCATTGGGCCTGTCGCGCAGCTTCCGGGCACGCATGCGGGTGCTGCTGGGCAAGCATTTTTTCAGGTACCGCTACGACTACCGTGAGGAGTGGTTGAAGTTCACCCAGACCCTGTCGATCCAGACCGCGCCAGGTGAGACGGGACTCAACGTGATACGGGGCCTGGCGGACATGATGGAGAGCCCGTCCGGCGCGCTGTGGCTGCGGCGCCCCGATGAGCAGATGTACCGACAAGTCGCTCGTTGGAACTCGCCACATGTTTCGCAGACCGAGCCTGTTGATTCGGCGCTGCTGGATTTCATGCGCCGCTCGGGCTGGGTGGTCAATTTGGAGGAATACCGACTTCATCCAGATCGCTACGAGCATTCGACCTTGCCGCAATGGCTTGCCGCACAGCCGCAAGCTTGGCTGCTGGTGCCTCTGTGGCTGGGCAACGAACTCTTGGGCTTCGTGGTGTTGGGCAGCCCGCGCACTCGAGTCGACGTGAATTGGGAGGTGACGGACCTGCTCAAGACGGCGGGTCGCCAGGCTGCCAGCTTTCTGGCCCAGATGCAGTCCACCGAAGCGCTGCTGGAGGCCCGCAAGTTCGAGGCGTTCAGCCGCATGTCTGCGTTTGTGGTGCACGACCTGAAGAACATCGTGACGCAACTCTCGCTCATGGTGAAAAACGCCAAACGCCTGAGTCACAACCCCGAGTTCCAGGCCGACATGTTGATGACGGTGGAGAACTCGCTTGAGCGCATGCGTCAGCTCATGCTGCAGTTGCGTGAGGGAGCAGCTGCAGGGGGCGCTGCCGTGGGTGTCGATCTGGGACGCATTGCCGAGGAGTTGGCCTCCAGCGTCGCGAGGCGTGGCCGTCAGTTGGAGCTTGACGTCCAGCCTCGCGTGGCCACTCGCGGCCATGAAGATCGGTTGGAGCGGGTCATGGGGCATCTCGTCAACAATGCGCTGGATGCCACGGAAGGCCAACAGCGGGTCTGGCTGAAGATCGAGCGCTATGGGAGCCATGCTCGGGTGGAAGTCGGGGACAATGGCTCGGGGATGTCTGAGCATTTTGTGCAGGAACGGCTGTTCAAGCCCTTCCAGACGACCAAGGAAGCCGGCATGGGCATCGGTGCCTATGAGAGTTTTCAATACGTGCAGGAGTTGGGCGGCAAGATGTCGGTGGACAGCAAGGAAGGTGCGGGAACCGTGGTCACTCTGCTCTTGCCACTCATCGAGTCGTTCAACGAATCCGACTGGCATCAAATGGGAGAGGCATGA
- a CDS encoding TIGR03013 family XrtA/PEP-CTERM system glycosyltransferase — translation MIKIFNHYFHRRTVLQVMLDMGLVVGALMLALFVQSNSALLGASVVTEGLTRGVLMALGMLAINSALGFYERTRSKTTGQMRARAVLSFVLSGAIAVAVLWFLPLEPSYDAKWVALIVLGTTGFMLTHRVLVGEMLPKSLTRRKVLVYGTGERAQMVGKSLTHSSANVELVGYYASPNETDHKVTSWATLAPGERLNDLVTRAGVDEIVVALSERRGGSMPMRELLDCKLQGVRVSDIATYFEQNLGQIRLESASAGWLIFGEGFNQGFVRTTVKRLFDIAGAMVLILVSLPIMVITALAVKLESAGPILYRQERVGLNSKPFDVVKFRSMRIDAEKDGVPRWATASDSRVTRVGRIIRKLRIDELPQLFGVLMGDMSLVGPRPERPYFVDQLTQDIPFYAVRHSVKPGVTGWAQVSYQYGASREDTVEKLQYDLYYVKNHSLFLDLVVLFETIGVVLTGKGAQ, via the coding sequence TTGATAAAGATCTTCAATCACTACTTCCATCGCCGTACGGTGCTCCAAGTCATGCTCGATATGGGCTTGGTGGTCGGAGCGCTCATGCTGGCTCTGTTCGTGCAGTCCAACTCGGCATTGCTGGGTGCCTCGGTGGTCACCGAAGGTTTGACCCGCGGCGTGTTGATGGCCTTGGGAATGTTGGCCATCAATTCAGCGCTGGGCTTTTACGAACGAACCCGCAGCAAGACAACCGGTCAGATGCGAGCGCGTGCCGTGTTGTCTTTTGTATTGTCTGGCGCCATTGCGGTGGCCGTGCTGTGGTTCCTGCCTCTGGAGCCTTCCTACGACGCCAAATGGGTGGCGCTCATCGTTCTGGGTACAACCGGGTTCATGCTCACCCACCGTGTTCTGGTGGGTGAAATGCTGCCCAAATCCCTCACGCGCCGCAAGGTGCTCGTCTATGGCACTGGGGAACGTGCCCAGATGGTGGGGAAGTCGCTGACCCACTCCAGTGCCAACGTTGAGCTCGTCGGCTACTACGCGAGCCCCAATGAAACAGACCACAAGGTCACCTCTTGGGCGACTCTGGCGCCGGGCGAACGCCTCAATGACCTCGTCACGCGGGCTGGCGTGGACGAAATCGTGGTGGCTTTGAGCGAACGCCGCGGTGGCAGCATGCCCATGCGGGAACTTCTGGACTGCAAGTTGCAGGGAGTTCGCGTCTCCGACATCGCCACGTACTTTGAGCAAAACCTGGGCCAGATCCGCCTGGAGTCGGCGTCTGCAGGCTGGCTCATTTTTGGTGAAGGATTCAACCAGGGCTTCGTCCGCACCACCGTCAAGCGCCTTTTCGACATCGCCGGGGCGATGGTCCTCATCCTCGTTTCGCTGCCGATCATGGTGATCACGGCCCTGGCTGTGAAGCTGGAGAGCGCCGGCCCGATCCTGTACCGCCAGGAGCGCGTCGGCTTGAACAGCAAGCCGTTTGACGTTGTGAAATTCCGCAGCATGCGCATCGACGCAGAAAAGGACGGCGTTCCCCGTTGGGCCACTGCTTCCGACAGTCGCGTCACGCGTGTGGGACGAATCATCCGCAAGTTGCGCATTGACGAACTGCCGCAGCTCTTCGGCGTGCTCATGGGTGACATGAGTCTGGTGGGGCCTCGCCCGGAGCGCCCTTATTTTGTCGATCAGCTCACGCAGGACATACCGTTTTACGCCGTACGGCACAGCGTCAAGCCCGGGGTCACCGGTTGGGCGCAGGTGAGCTACCAATACGGTGCCTCACGAGAAGACACGGTGGAAAAACTCCAGTACGACCTCTATTACGTCAAGAACCACTCCCTGTTTCTTGACCTTGTCGTGCTCTTCGAGACCATCGGTGTGGTGCTGACGGGCAAAGGTGCCCAGTAA
- a CDS encoding acyl carrier protein, whose amino-acid sequence MNVYEQVLRVLDDALSLQGRSVAFDRGTPLLGALPELDSMAVLALIGGLEDHFGIAFSDEVLNADVFATVGTLTSLVEQHLSGHPT is encoded by the coding sequence ATGAACGTGTACGAACAAGTCTTGCGCGTGCTGGACGATGCCCTCAGCCTGCAAGGGCGCTCCGTTGCCTTTGATCGCGGCACGCCTTTGTTGGGCGCGCTACCCGAACTCGATTCCATGGCCGTGCTGGCCCTGATCGGCGGCCTTGAAGACCACTTCGGCATTGCATTCAGCGACGAGGTGCTCAATGCTGACGTGTTTGCCACCGTGGGCACCTTGACCAGTCTGGTCGAGCAGCACCTCAGTGGTCATCCCACGTGA
- a CDS encoding pyridoxal-dependent decarboxylase, exosortase A system-associated encodes MRPSETLDGELCVGGIPLTRLAERVGQTPFYAYDRHLLAARVASVRAGLPHGIGLHYAVKANPWPALVGFMRPLVDGLDVASSGELAVALDAGVDPMHVSFAGPGKREAEIAQAVAAGVLVNLESFREVELLARASERLGLPARVAVRVNPDFDLRGAGMRMGGGAKPFGVDAEVVPLVLRAIGDAGLRFEGFHLYPGSQNLHGASIAQALRQSHELVVRLAEGASSPVKQINLGGGWGIPYFPGEQALDLAPVAEALAEIQGSMASEWPACRLVLELGRYLVGEAGVYVARVLDRKVSRGQVFLVTDGGMHHHLAASGNFGQVIRRNYPVAVGNRMDLTEREKVSIVGPLCTPLDVLADRVELPPAYPGDLVVVFQSGAYGASASPQAFLGHPRCAEVLV; translated from the coding sequence ATGAGACCCTCTGAGACGCTTGATGGTGAGCTTTGTGTCGGCGGCATACCGCTGACCCGCCTCGCTGAGCGGGTGGGCCAGACCCCGTTTTATGCCTATGACCGCCATTTGCTGGCTGCGCGCGTGGCGTCTGTTCGAGCCGGCTTGCCGCACGGTATTGGCTTGCATTACGCGGTGAAGGCCAACCCCTGGCCCGCCCTGGTGGGCTTCATGCGACCCCTGGTCGACGGCCTGGACGTGGCCTCTTCGGGGGAGCTGGCAGTTGCCCTGGATGCCGGGGTCGACCCGATGCATGTGAGTTTTGCGGGACCAGGCAAGCGCGAGGCTGAAATCGCGCAGGCGGTGGCGGCGGGGGTGCTGGTGAATCTGGAGTCCTTCCGGGAAGTGGAGTTGCTGGCCCGCGCCTCTGAGCGCCTGGGGTTGCCCGCTCGAGTGGCCGTTCGCGTGAACCCGGACTTTGACCTGCGCGGCGCGGGCATGCGCATGGGCGGAGGCGCCAAGCCGTTTGGTGTGGATGCCGAGGTGGTGCCCCTGGTGCTCAGGGCCATTGGTGACGCCGGCTTGCGGTTTGAAGGTTTTCACCTTTACCCGGGGTCGCAAAATCTCCACGGTGCATCCATCGCGCAAGCCCTGCGCCAATCTCACGAACTGGTGGTCCGGCTGGCCGAAGGCGCGTCGTCGCCAGTGAAACAGATCAATCTGGGTGGTGGTTGGGGCATTCCTTACTTCCCAGGCGAACAAGCACTTGACCTTGCACCCGTTGCGGAGGCACTGGCCGAGATTCAGGGCAGCATGGCCAGCGAATGGCCCGCTTGCCGCCTCGTGCTGGAGCTCGGGCGCTATCTGGTGGGGGAGGCGGGGGTGTACGTGGCCCGCGTGCTGGACCGAAAGGTATCCCGCGGACAGGTCTTTCTGGTCACCGATGGTGGCATGCACCACCACCTGGCGGCCTCCGGCAACTTCGGACAGGTCATTCGTCGCAACTACCCGGTGGCCGTTGGCAATCGCATGGACCTAACCGAGCGCGAAAAGGTCTCGATCGTGGGGCCCTTGTGCACACCGCTGGATGTGCTGGCCGACCGGGTGGAACTGCCCCCGGCCTATCCGGGCGATCTGGTGGTTGTTTTCCAGTCGGGCGCGTACGGTGCCAGTGCCAGCCCGCAAGCCTTTCTGGGCCACCCGCGTTGCGCGGAAGTGCTGGTTTGA